The Bacteroidales bacterium genomic sequence ACGTGTTAGTGCACGCCTCGCCCGATGAGGTGGAACAGGAGATACGTGCCCAGATTGAGCTGGCCCGGCGCATGGATCTGTCGATAACTCACCTCGACAGCCACATGGGAACGTTGTTCGAGCCGGAATTTATTGAACGTTATGTGGAAGTGGGAATCAAGGAGCAAATCCCCGTGCTGATGCCGGGACCAACCGAGGCCGAGCGGCGGGGCTTCGAATGGGTGGACCAAGCCCGGGCAATGGCTGAGCGGGTGTGGAAAAGCGGATTGCCAGTAATCGATTATATCCACACCGATAGCTACGGTTGGAAAACGACGGACAAGGTAGACCACTACGTCGAGGCTATCCGTAACCTGGAACCGGGCATCACGCAAATGATTGTCCATCCCACCAAGCCGGATACTGTTGTGGACGTCATCACGGGTGGCCGCGAGCACCTCTACGGAGACTACCACGCGCTCGTTGACCCCCGGGTTAAAGAGACGCTTGAAGAAGAGGACATTATTCTTACCACGTGGCGCGAGCTGATGGAGCGCCGCCGG encodes the following:
- a CDS encoding polysaccharide deacetylase family protein, with the protein product MKRIVILGLMLLKIVIAGIITAAFAAVEEPTYAERLGWDAGERVLIVHADDAGMSLATNLATIETLEDGVVKSVSVMMPTPWVSHWRDYMDENPDVDMGLHLTLTSEWAPYRWRPVAGTLLGLLDPDGYMWSGVGDVLVHASPDEVEQEIRAQIELARRMDLSITHLDSHMGTLFEPEFIERYVEVGIKEQIPVLMPGPTEAERRGFEWVDQARAMAERVWKSGLPVIDYIHTDSYGWKTTDKVDHYVEAIRNLEPGITQMIVHPTKPDTVVDVITGGREHLYGDYHALVDPRVKETLEEEDIILTTWRELMERRR